One genomic region from Longimicrobium sp. encodes:
- a CDS encoding YbjN domain-containing protein, whose product MVTREDVERYLLNSELTHEEVQEGMWVAHAEGGPSLVIHHSPPVLVFRLKVMDVPGDQSRCADLYKKLLRFNATDLVHAAYGLEEEDVVLTETLELENLDQNEFQAVIDSFQMAMASHLEQLAPYRDC is encoded by the coding sequence ATGGTGACGCGAGAGGATGTGGAGCGGTACCTGCTCAACTCGGAGCTGACCCACGAGGAGGTGCAGGAGGGGATGTGGGTGGCCCACGCGGAAGGCGGGCCTTCGCTGGTGATCCATCACTCGCCGCCGGTGCTGGTCTTTCGCCTCAAGGTGATGGACGTGCCCGGCGACCAGAGCCGCTGCGCCGACCTGTACAAGAAGCTTCTCCGCTTCAACGCGACGGACCTGGTGCACGCCGCGTACGGCCTGGAGGAGGAGGACGTGGTCCTCACCGAGACGCTGGAGCTGGAGAACCTCGACCAGAACGAATTCCAGGCGGTGATCGACTCGTTCCAGATGGCGATGGCGTCGCACCTGGAGCAGCTCGCGCCCTACCGCGACTGCTGA